GGAATAGTGGACCACTTGCCGCTGTTCATTCCTTTGGTACAATAAAAATCCCAGGATACGGCGTCGTCTATGCCTTTGCCCGAGAGGTATTGGCGCTGGCTTTCCTGCGCCACGGCGACCGTGGCGAAAAGAAACAGGAGCGCCGTCAAAAATCTAAACTTGCTCTTCATCGTGCTATATTTGTGCTGTATGGATTTATATTTTTACCGATCGACAATAAATCATCGGGCGGAGGAGTTTTGCCTTGTATAAAACTGGTCGGATCAAGTACCTCAAAAAAGCAATTAGAGCTATGTAGGGCTGGTTTGCAACGGTTTGCGTATCGAAAAAATCCGGGAAGGGTTCCGGCCTCGGTACCAATTTTTTATGAAGAAAAAATCGGGGAGCAAAATGCATGTTTATAAAAAACGACAGCCCCACGCTTAAGGACGAGGGGCTGTCGGAACGAGGTTGGAAATAGATGAGGATTTTACCTTTCGTCCTCGATAAGCGTATGGGCGCATGGCGATTCAAACTCCGCTTGGAAAGTGACATGGTTAATGTCGAACTCGTCAAGCAAAGTCTTCTTTAAATTGTCGAACACCGTTGCGGTATCGCTGATAGGTATGTTTTTTTCAAACTCGATATGGGCTTCCAAATGGGTGTCATTATCGTTGAGTTGCCAAAGGTGGGCGTGGTGCATACCTTTTACATCAGGGTGCTCCGTTACTTTTTGGCTAACGGATTCCAGCTGAATATCCGATGGAGCGAACTGCATCAACACTTTCAAAGTCTGGGTGAGAAGCCCGTACGAAGAATAAATCAGATAAAGAGCCACGGCGATAGACAATAGGCTATCGACCCAATAGATCTTGAAATAAAACATCACGGCACCGCCTATAAGCACGGCCACCGACGAGATCATATCTGTAAACAGGTGCAGGTACGCCGAACGCATATTCATATTGTTGTCGGCTTCGTCCTTGATCAGTAGCACGCTGGCGCCGTTGAGCAAGACGCTCAGGCCAGCCAAAACCATTACGGTCACCGACTTGATCTCGATAGGAGAGTAAAGGCGTTCTACGGCTTCTTTGATCAGGAAAACGGCGATAACCAACAGCGTAGCCGAGTTGATCATGGCGGCGACGATTTCCGCGCGTTTATAACCGAAAGTCCGGCGCTGGCAAGAGGGGCGTTTGGTTAGTTTATTGGCGAAGTAGCTAATAAGCAAAGCCACCACGTCGCTGAAATTGTGCAGGGCGTCGGAGAGGAGGGACAAACTGCCGGAGAGCAGGCCCCCAACCGCCTGTCCGACGGTAATGAGAATGTTGAGGAAAATAGTGACGGCCAGTTTGGTGCCTTTCAGGTCGCCGTGGTGATGGTGGTGATGACCATGACCGTGATTGTGTCCGTGTGAATGGGAATGGGCCATATCTTTTTTGTCATGTATATATTCGGTTGTGCCAATATCGGGAATTTATAGCGCAACCGGGTTGCAATAGGGTGAAAGGCCCTCCGAAATCCGATTTGGGTGATGTTGGGTTCTTTTTTGTATTCCCGGAAATGACAAAGCCCGACGGCCAAATTTATTAACCGTCGGGCTCTGAATTTCTAGTAGGGAGGGTTTGTTAAGGCTTAAAGACTTGTGTCTTTCTTACTGTTAATGATCTCGATAAGGCGTTCAAGTTGCGTATCTCGGTCTCCTAAAATCATATCAAGATCCGCTTCGAGCTTAATGTCGGGTTGGGTTCCGTTACCGTCCAGCGTTTTACCGTTTCGTTGGAGCGATATCATGGTCGAAATTTTATATTTCAGTTCCGAGTTTTTGAGTTCGAAATAAGTGGAACGGCCACTAGACCCGTCAGTGGTAACGCCTACGAGTTTTACGTTATCCAAACCTTTGAATGCGGAGGCCAGAATAGAAGACGCACTAAAGCAGCGCTCGTTCATTAAAATATAGACGTTGCCAGTAAAGGGCTTTTTACCTGTTTTGAGGACCATATAGTGCGGTTCGCTGAATTTTGCGAAATCAAAATCCTTTTCTGGACGGAAAGCTTTGTTGAACCGGTCAATGGCCTTTCGGTCTTTTCGGGTGAACTTATCGGAGCCGTAGCGATAGAGATACCTTTCGTCCATTCCGTCAATTGTTTTTTTATCGTCGGCGTCAGTGCGTACGTAAGCCACGTTGGCGACCCACGGACTCTGATCTTTCGCAACGATATACAGGGCGAGCATATTGATGATATCTCGGCTACCTCCCTTGTTGTAGCGGATGTCGATGATTAGGTTTTCGGCGTGCTGGAAGGTTTTCATGCTTTCAAAAAGGTGATTTTTGAAGCTTGGTTCCTCTTCAAATGAATACATTTTAGGAATCGCCATATACCCTGTTTTTTTCCCTATCCATGAGGACAGTTTATAGTATTTTTTGTCGTCCAGATAGTCGTCGTACTTTCTTCTGATATCCGCTATGCTCACATACTTTTCCCTATTAGTACGAGGGGATGCTTCCAGCGTGATTTTTTGACCGTTAGTATTGGAAAGCGTAAGAGCGATCAGGCCACTGACTTTTTTACCGTTCATATACATAAGCGGGCCGTATTTTCTAAGGTCTTCGGCGCCTCGTGTCAGCATGGAAGCGTATGGAGCCTTAATGTTTTCGGTGGCGAACTGTGACAAGAAGTCCTGCATTTCGATACCGTTAATTGAAGTCAAGTATGGGAAGTCCGCATTATAAAGGTCATATTTCCTGTCGTTCTTTTTGAGGGCGATTAGCTTGTTTTGGTAATTGGCGAGCAACATCGGAAAATAAAGCTTGTCCTGGGGAATGGTGTCGAAATCCACACCCGCCCATTTAACCCTAGCGTGGCGATCGCCTATTTTAAAAATGATTTTTGATACATTGGAAACAAAATCTCTAGTGTCAACTTCCTCCTTTTCTTTGAGCTCACTTCTGAGCTGGCCGATGGCCGTTTTGTAGTCGTAATCTGTGATATGGATATAGGAGGAACGTTCTTCTAGATTGTTTTCAAACTGTCGTAAATCTTCCAACGCTTTTTGTGAGCTAAGTTTTTGTTGGGCGAAAAGGGGTGAGTTCGAAAGTAGGAGTAGTGTGATAAATAATGATCTGAAGAGCGGCATACTTGGTTGATTGTGAGATAAACATGAAATAAGCGCACAAATTACATTAATTTCTTATGAAAATCATTTTGTTTGAGTTTTAAAAGTTCAAAAAAAGACTGATTAAGTTATTTAAATGTTTTTAGTGCAAAAATATGGTTTTGATTAAGGAAAATGAAGATCAGTTATTAATACATAAAATTATATGTAGAGCTTTTTCACCATACGTCTTTTGCTATGGCGTATTTGGAATGGGACAAGAGTAGAAGTACCGCTGAAGAAATCCAGTACATAGATGATAATAAAGAAAAAGAAATGGCAGAACGGAGGGCTTAAGTTTAGATCAGCTATATGCTCTGGGAGAAAAATTTCAACAAACAAAAAGTCCCGCAACTGGCGGGACCTTTTTTATCGAAATACGCTAAAGGCGCATTGTAGTATCTGTGACTTTAGGCACTTCAAGTAAATGAGTTTATGGTTGTAAAGGAACGAAGTCCAGGATTTTAACACAATACCCGAGCAGTCTCTTTACGTTTTACTATTTACTCAGTACCAATCAAATTACGCTTGGTTAACCTCGTCCTTGATCTTGTTGATCGAGGCTTTGGCGTCGCCGAAGAGCATTTTGGTACGCTCCCCGAAGAAGAGCGGGTTTTCGATGCCGGCGTAACCTTTGTTCATACCGCGCTTCATTACCACTACGGTTTTGGCCAATTCCACATCGAGGATAGGCATACCGTAAATCGGGCTCGTAGTGTCTTCTTTGGCCGCAGGGTTTACCACGTCGTTGGCGCCGATTACCAACACTACGTCGGTAGTCGGGAATTCGGCGTTGGCTTGGTCGAGTTCGAGAAGCTTGTCGTAAGATACGTCGGCCTCGGCCAAGAGTACGTTCATATGGCCCGGCATACGTCCGGCAACCGGGTGGATGGCGTATTTTACGTCCACACCCTCGGCCGTAAGAAGTTGCTCAAGCTCGTGGATGGTGTGTTGGGCTTGCGCTACGGCGAGTCCGTAACCCGGTACCACGATTACTTTGCTGGCATACTTAAGCTGGATAGCCAAGTCGTTCGGCATTACTTCTTTCACCACTTGCTCACGGTCGTTGCCTGATCCGCCCGATCCGCCACTGAGTCCGCCCACGAGTACGTGGAGCAGGGTACGGTTCATGGCTTCGCACATCAGTACGGTAAGGATAATACCCGAAGCGCCTACGAGGATACCGCCGATGATCATTACGTTGTTACCGTAAATCAGGCCGGCGCCCATGGCTCCGATACCGGTGAACGAGTTAAGCAAAGAGATAACCACGGGCATGTCGCCACCGCCGATAGGCGTTACGAACACTACGCCGTAGAAAAGAGATACGGCCAACAGGGCGATAACGAGGTTGAAGTCGAGAGAGTCGCCCATAGCGATCATAACGCTGATTGCGATTACGGCGATAAGCGTAAGCACGTTGATCACTTGCGGAGCGGGAAGCTTGAAGTTGTCGCGGAGGCTGCCGTTGAGTTTGCCGTAGGCGATCAAACTGCCTGAGAACGAAACGCTACCGATGATCAGGGCGAAAATGTCGGTGAATACCGCTGCGCTCATCATATCGGTGCCAGCCGGGAGGTTGTAAAATTCAACCAAGCCGATCAACATGGCGCAGGCGCCACCCAGACCGTTGAACAGCGATACCATTTCGGGCATCTTGGTCATCTGGATTTTCTTGGCGGCCACGAGTCCGATACCCGAGCCCAAGGCTACGCCGGCTACGATCCATCCGTAGTTGTTGTTGCCTTCGATAGGCTCGAACAAGGCTACGAGGATACCGAGAATCATACCCGCGGCGGCGGTAAGGTTGCCTTTCCGGGCGGTTTCGGGGTGGCTAAGCCCCTTGAGCCCTACAATAAACAGGATAATGCTGACCAGATAAAGCAGGTCGGTTATAGTTTTTTCCATCGTATTCTATATCAGTGGGGTTCCGGCAGGGCCGGCAATGTTCCCGTTTATTTCTTTTTCTTCTTGAACATTTCCAACATACGGTTGGTCACGGCAAAACCGCCGGCCACGTTGATCATGGCCAAGGCGATACCCAAGGTTCCGAGAACCAACGAGAAGTAGTCGCCCGCTTCGGCACGGCGGATCAGGATGATGGCGCCGATGATTACCACGCCGCTAATGGCGTTCGCGCCCGACATCAATGGCGTGTGCAGTACGGTAGGCACTTTGGAGATAATCTCCATGCCCAAGAAAGAGGCGATAACCAGGATGGTGATCATCCCGAAATTCTCGCCGATAAATTGGATAAGTATTTCTAGCATGGTGGTTCTTTTTGTAGTAAAAAGTAAAGCGTACTCAGTAAAGAGTACCGTGTGCGGGGTAAGAGAGGCGGGATTTATAGGCTAACAGCCTTGCCCAAAGTACTCTTTACCCTTTACTGTTTACTTTGTACTATACATTAAGCATTCTTAGCGTAATAGTTTTCCTTATTATGGGTGATGCAGCTTTTGGCTACGATCTCGTTTTCGAAATCGAGTTCGCCTTGCTCGTTCCACAAGAGCTTGAGGTAGTTCTCGATGTTCTTGCCGTAAAGGATTGAAGCGTGCTGGGCCACTTCCTCGGAGAGATTGGAGTGTCCTACTACGCTTACGCCGTTGTATACCACGGTTTCTTTGTCTTTGGTCACTTCGCAGTTACCGCCGGTTACCGATGCCATATCGATCACTACACTGCCCGCTTTCATGCGGTCGAGGGTAGTTTTCGGTACGAGTGTCGGCGCTGGGCGTCCGCGAAGCAGGGCGGTGGTGATGACGATGTCGGCCTTCTCGGCTTTGTCGGCGATCAGTGCGGCCTGTTTCTTTTTGTAGTCGTCCGACTGCTCTACGGCGTAACCGCCGGCAGCTTTGTCGTCGGTGGCGCCTTCCACCTCTACGAATTTGGCTCCGAGACTTTCCACTTCCTCTTTAGAGGCCGCGCGGGTATCGAAGGCTTCCACTACGGCGCCCAGACGGCGTGCGGTGGCGATGGCCTGAAGACCGGCTACTCCGGCGCCGAGGATCAGTACTTTGGCGGGCGGGATGGTGCCCGCTGCGGTGGTGAGCATCGGCATGTAGCGAGGCAGGAAGTCTGTGGCTTTGAGCACGGCGCGATAACCCGCGATCGAGGCCATTGAAGAAAGTACGTCCATTGACTGGGCCAGAGTGGTACGCGGCACCATGTCGAGGCTGAAGGCCGTGATTCCTTTCTCGGCAAGGAAAACGGTCAGTTTGTCGTCGTTGAAAGGAGCGAACTGGCAAATCAGGATAGCGCCCGGCTTGAGGCTCTGCGCTTCCTCTTGGTTGATCGGATCGATTGAGAAGACCAAGTCGGCGGTGGAGAGGACGGTTTTCCTATCCGTGGCCTCGGCGCCGGCGGCAGTGTAGTCCTTGTCCGAAAATTGGGCGTTGGCTCCCGCTCCGGTTTCCACCTTCACCTCGAATTTGTCCTTGAATTTCTTCACGGATTCGGGGCTGATGGCCACGCGCCGGTCGTCCGACTCTTTAAGTATTCCTAATAGCATGGTACTCATTTATAGTATTGTGGTTTTCTTCTTAAATATACCGGTATCTTGACCAGTGGATTATTTCCCGATAAAATATCGTGTCTTGAGAGCCGTATGAGACCGTTTTGGTCATACAGGCCGATATTTTACGTCAGGTGCTGGAAAAGGTTTCGGTTAAGACCGAGTTTCCTAAATGAGGACGCAAGTTAGTTACATTTGTTTTGGCAGAATATGACCGATATCATCAAAACCGGGGCTGTTAAATAGGAAAAGTCAGTAGAAGCTTTCGGTCCTGTTTCTTTTGGGCACATGGTGCCATTTTCGGCGAGAATGACGGAGGTGTTTGTATTGGATATTCCCGTGTTTGACTTTGGGCTTGCTGAGTGGCGGTCTTTTTTTGGTGCTGTCGAAACCTCGGAGACTTTGTCTTTGGGGATTAGGCAAAAACAGAACCCGCAAAAGGGGGCTGTTGTTGGGCAAAACAAAAGGGCGCCGATTAGCGCCCCTTGTTATTCCATTTAGTTGAACCTTAGTAAAGGACTCTTTACTAAAATTTAATTTTTATCAATGACCATAGAGTCCATGACTTCTCCGTTGAAGGAGTTGATTACTTTCATCTCAAGACGACGGCCGTCTACGCTGAAAAGGCTGAAGTGCCCGTCGTGGGCGGCTTTGGCTACGATTGGTCCGTGGTCGCAGTTGTCCGGATCCGGCGCCCAGTTGCGATTCAGTTTTCCGCCCGCTCCGGTAGTGATACTGATAAATCCGTCCTTGATTTCCGGATAAGTGTTGAGTGAATCCGCCGAGAATTGCGGAATTACGTTGCCGTCTTTGTCGTAAGGCTTCAGGCGCTCGTAAGTGTGGGCGTGTCCATTCAGGAGCAAGTCCACATTATTGCGGGCGAAGACCTCGTAAAGGTCGATCACGTGCTTGTTATCGCTTTTGTAAGAGCAAGTTTTGCCGTTGTGGTGCAGGTATACCACAATCCAGTCGTATTTTCCTTGGGCGTCGGCCAAGTCTTTCTCAAGCCACTTCACCTGCTTTTCAGGCTCGTAGAAATCGCCGTTACGCGAGTCAAGCGCTACGAAGTGCGTGTTTTGGTAATCGAAGCTGAAGTAGTGCTCGTTGCCAGGCAAGATCCACTCTTGGTCGAAATTGTCTTTCGGATTTGTTCCCCAGTCGTGGTTACCCAAGGCCGGGTAAAACGGAATATTACGCATGATCGACCTCATGGGGAAGAAGAAGTTCTTTTCGTAATTCTCGCTTTCGCCCTTGTAATAAACAATGTCGCCGAGGCCGATACCGAAGTCAGGGCGTACGGGCAGGTCGTTGATTCGGCCCGCTGTTACATCGGGAAATCCTTTTTTATGGATATGTTGCCCGATATCGCCCATGGCGTAGTAAGAGTATTTGTTGGTGCCTTTGGCCGGTTCGGTTCTCAGGTAATATTCTTCGCCGAAGGCCAAAAGTGAATCGTTGCTGTAAACCTTATAAAAATATTTGGTACCAGGCTTCAGGCCTTTGAGCTTGACGATGTTCATGGAGTTGACGCGCTGGTCTTCCACAATGCCAGTGGCCGTTAGATTCATGTTTTCCGGACTGGTACCGTACACTACCTTACATTCTTTCGCCACTCCGTTGGTTTTCCATGTTACGGTGGCGCTGTCGCCCCAAGCCATTTGCAGGTACGGTTGTCTTTTGAGTTCCAGTCCTTCGCTGGAGAGTGTGCTTTTTTTCTCTTGGGCACACGAAAAAGTCAGGAGAGCCCCGGCTACGAATGCCAGCGCTTTTCCTTTTCTGTTCATTAGGTTGAACATGATGCGTATGTATTAAAGTACAACAAAATATATCCGAGGATCCATGGCTTATTGTTATAGCGTAGAACACCATGGGGTTTGGATATGGGGCCAAAGTACTAAATTATTTTCCCAATTGGCCGAATTAAAACGGATAGAGACGCATTTGAGCGAAGAATATGTGTCGGGAACCTTGCCGAAATCCAAAAAAAATATTTAGCGCTAATATGGCGTATGTATTCTCGTGTTTTTTGTCGCTGTCAGAGGGATTCGATTCGTGTGTATTCTTTATCTCAAATGTTTTTGTGCGTCGATTTTGACTTTAGTTTCGATCCATTGGCCGAAATCCCTAAGGGACCTTTGGGTAGATTTGGATTAACGGATTTTTGACGGTTAATTTTTTTAAGATGATTAGAGAGAAAATTTCGATAGCGTCGGTAGCTTTGGCCTTGGCTGGTCAAGTATCGTGCATGGCGCCGAAGGAAGAGAGCGAGGGACCGTACAATGTGCTGTTCATAACCGTGGATGACTTGGGCCAAAGGCTGGGCGCATACGGAGACAATCAGGTGCATACGCCGAACATTGACCAACTGGCCTCTCGAGCGGCACTTTTTGAGAATGCTTATTGCGCCATACCGATTTGCATGGGTTCGCGCGCTTGTGCGCTGACAGGGGTGCACGCTCTTTCGCCGAACGTGAAGAACGGACTGCGCAGGGCGGATTCGCAACTCGGGGGAGCGACGGCGTTGCCGAAGTTGTTGAAAGGCCAAGGGTATTATACTATATCAAACGGAAAGGTGTTCCATGATCGAGATGATTCGGAAGACAGTTGGAGCGAGCCGGCTTGGCGCCCGCAGATAGAGGGCAAGAAGTGGCTGGACCCGGATTCGGAGAATTACCAGAAATACAGCAGTTACTCTTTTAAGGATCCGAAAACCAAAAAAAGAAAGAAAGTGGAAGGCTACCGCGGGCCGATAGTGGAAGGAGCCGACGTGCCAGACAGCGCATATTTTGACGGAAAGGTATTGGAGCGTTCCCTGATCGATTTGCGGAGGCTCAAAAAGAAAGGTCAGCCGTTTTTTCTGGCGGTTGGTTTCGTGAAACCGCACTTGCCGTTTTACGCTCCGAAGAAATATTGGGATATGTATGACCGGGAGGCCATCAAGGTAGCCGGGAATACGGATAAGCCTTTGAACCTACCGAAACAGGTACGGGGCTCAAGGGAATATACGATGTACCATCACCGTAATTTGGCCGACAGTACGGTGGAATTTCACAAGATGGCCAGACACGGTTATTACGCTGCGGTGAGTTATGTTGATAGCCTGTTGGGGCGTTTGATGGACGAACTGAAAGCCCAAGGTTTGGACAAAAACACGGTAGTGGTTTTCTGGGGCGACCATGGTTTTCATCTGGGTGAGCATAGTTTCTGGGGTAAACATAACGTAATGTCGAATGCCCTTTCGATTCCGATGATGGTCCGGATGCCGGGGCAGGAGAAGTCGGTTCGGGTATCCGTGCCGGCCAATGCTTCCGACCTTTATCCTACGGTTTGCGAGCTTTTGGGCGTAACCATTCCCGATCATGTGGGAGGAAACAGCTTGGTTCCGTATTTTAAAGGTCAAGGCAAGCCTACGCAGGCCGGTTACTCTTTTGCCCGTTGGCAAGGTGCGGATGTGGTGATGGACGGACGGTATGTATATTCCGAATGGCGCAAGGAAGGCAAAGTGATCGCGAAAATGCTTTACAATCATAAAAAGGATCCGGAAGAGAATAACAATGTAGCCCATGATCCGGTGTACGCTTCGACGGTGAAAGAGCTTTCAAAAGCGCTGGATGCGGAAAGGAAGCATCAAGCGACTGTGTATCCTAAGTAAGCTCTATTCTTTACGGGTTGAGGCTTGGTTTAGCCATTTGTTGTGATATGTTTTAGCATCTGATTCCCTTTCGGATAAAAATTCTGGAAGGGATTTTTTTTGTTTTCACCTCAGCGGAAGTGTTTTGATAGTGAGCCGAAAAGATATTATCGTTATCGTTATTTTTAACAAATTCGAAAAATATTGGTCTTATTGGACTGATTACAAACGTTATAAAAACGGGGCTTACTTTTCCTTTTTCATTATTTAGCTTATTCCGGTTTAAGATGGACTAAGAGCCATTTGTATTTATTCGATGGCGAAATAATTATATGGGCTGATTCGGCTTTTAATGTTACTTTTTTTGAGCGCTTTCCAAAAAACAGGGTATTTAATTCTTCTAATTAAAGAGAAGATTCTCAAGCGTTTTTCAAGTTGAAAGCTTCGATACCTAAGCGAAAAGGAAACCGAATAGTTCAATATATGGCTTGTGTGTGTGTTGGTGTAATGTGTTGCGTACTATAATAATTTGATTTTGTTAAAAAAGCCCGCGGATAGATAATAATGATTATAGTAGCATATGTAATTATCGATTTAATAATAAAAGTTAAGTAGTGGATAGTAAATTTAAAATGTCATAACAAAACAGCTGTCATAATGGCAATGAAATCATATATCTTCATACATTTGTAAATGAACTTGACTCTAAACGCCAATTGTTCATTAACGCCGAAAGGCGATTATATCTCAAAAAAGAGTCAAGATTCATCGATTAATACAAAAATGTAGTGTTGATTATGAGAAGGTGTGAGCGAACCGTATTGCTATTTTTTGGACTTGTCATAGCGTTGGGGACAAGGGGATTTTCACAGGAAACTTCTGCGGACAGCCCAATACCTTTTAACGCAAAGGCAAAGACTGGGCAACTTGGCAACGGGTTTCGATATTATATGCAGAAAAACGGAATTCCTAAAAAGGAAGTCCACTTTCGATTGATTATAAATGCGGGGTCAATCTTGGAGACCGAAGAGCAACGAGGCTTCGCACATTTTCTGGAGCATATGGCCTTTAATGGCAGTGAGCATTTTCCCGGTAATGGCATGATCGATTATTTGCAATCGATCGGCGTGGAATTCGGGATTGACCTGAACGCTTATACCGGCTATGACGAGACGGTGTACATGTTGCCGATGCCGGACAACAAGCCTGAGACGCTGGATCAGGGATTTCATATACTTGGGGATTGGCTTGGTGGACTGAAACTGAACACCGAAGATATTGACAAGGAGCGTGGTGTGATCTTGGAAGAATGGCGCACCACTATTGGCCTGCAGCAGAGGCTCAAGGACGAAATGTATCCTTTGCTTTACCACGGCTCCCGCTATTTGGACCGCCGTCCGATTGGTTTGATGGACGTGGTGACCAAGGAAGGCAACGACGAGGAAATCCGTAAGTTTTACCGTGACTGGTATCGTCCGAATTTGGCGACGCTGGTAGTCTCGGGTGATTTTGACGAAGCCGATATGCTCAAAAGAATTGAGGGCACTTTCGGTAAAATGAAAAATCCGGAAAACGAGAAGGAGAGAAAGCGTTACGGTGTGCCGAAACACAAGGAGACGTTGGTGAATATCATCCAAGACAAGGAAATCACCACCACATCGGTAAAAATCATAAGCAAGTTTCCTCACAAAGAGGAAAAAACACTGGGCGACTTGAAGCGTAGCGTGGTCAACCTGCTCTACACGTACATGGTTAACCAGCGTCTGAACGATATTTTCCAGAAGCCGGGCGCGCCTTTCCTCTATGCGCAGTCTTATGCCACCGCCGCTTCGGGCGGTACGGACCGTTACGTTTCTTTGGCTACCGTAAAATCGGGGCAGATAGTCGAAGGAGCCAAGGGATTGGCCAGAGAACTCGCTCGCATCAAGATTTACGGGTTTACCCAAGGAGACTTGGACCGCAAGAAAGAAATTCTGCATAAGGATTTTGACCGAGCGGCTATGGAAGAGGACAAGCAGACTTCGGGACAAATCGTGGGGATGCTTTCCAATCACGTTTTGTATGGCGAGGAGTATGCCGATATTAAATTCAAAAAGGAATTCGTACAGCGGGTACTCAAAGAAATCACCCTTAAGGATATCCAGAATCTGGTAAACGAGTATATCTCCGGTTCCGAAGAAAACCGTGTGGTTTTGGTCACGGCCCCGGAAGGTGACCCTGTACCTACTAAGGATGAGCTGTTAAAAGGTTTGGCGGAAGTTTCCGACGAAATTATTACGGCTTATGAGGGTATGGAAATCGACAAGCCGTTGATGTCCGTGCTTCCCGAACCTGTATCGCCTGTTAAGGACAAACATGATGAGGTATTGGACATCACTACCTTGGAATACGCAAACGGTGTGACGGTAACTTTGAAGTCTACCACATTCAAAAATAACGAAATACGCTTTTCTTCATTAAGGGAAGGCGGTTATTCACGGGCTTCTGACGCAAACTTCGATAACGCCTCCATGGCGGCCACTTTGGTAAGCCTTGGCGGGTTGGGCGAATTCGACACTCAGCAAGTGGACCGTATCAATTCCGGAAAACAGGTTTACGTAGCCCCTTATATGCATCGTTATACGGAGGGTGTTTCCGGTTTTTCATCGAACGAGGATTTCGAGACGCTGTTGCAATTGACATATCTGACGCACACGGCTCCGCGAAAAGACGTTCCTCAGTTTGAGCATTTCATTTCTAACAAAAAGGAATATAACCGAAAAAGCCTCAATAATCCGGATTCGTATTTCACCGACGGGATAAACAAGGTGATGATGCAAAACAGCCCGAGGACAGCCACTTTGCTGACACCGGAAAAGCTGGACAAAATTGATCTGGACAAGGCTTTTGACTTCTACGTTTCCCGTTTCGGATCCGCAAGAGGCACTAGATTCTTTATTGTGGGAAGTTTTGAAACGGAGAAAATCAAGCCCTTGCTGAACCGTTACTTGGGGAGTTTGCCCGGAAATAAAATCAAAGCCGAATTCGTAGATCACGGAGTGAGGCCTCCGAAGACGGCCGAGCGTTTTGATTTTCCGAAAAACAAGGTGGACAAGTCGAAAGTGATTCTTCGGTTTACGGGGATATACCCGTCGGGGCAAGAGGAGCGCATAGCTATGGGGATGTTGAGCGATTTGCTGACCATCCGCCTGACCAAAAAGATCCGTGAGGAATTGGGAGGCGCTTACGCTCCGTTTTCGAACGCTACGGTGATGCAAAGACCTTTCAATCACTTCAGGCTGGACGTATATTTCACCTGCAATCCCGATAAGCTCGACACTTTGGTGTCCGCAAGTTTCGGTGAGATTGAGCAACTGAAGAAATCGATTTCCGAGGAAGATCTCGAAAAGGTGAAAAAGGCGTTGCTCAAAAACAGGGAAAACTCATTGGAAAGCAACGGCTATTGGCGCCGGGTGATGGAAGACCAGTTCACTAGGGGCGAAACGGCCAAGGATTTTGAGCGCTACGAAGGCCAAATCAGAAATATCAGCGAGAAGAAGCTGAGAAAACT
This Fulvitalea axinellae DNA region includes the following protein-coding sequences:
- a CDS encoding S41 family peptidase → MEDLRQFENNLEERSSYIHITDYDYKTAIGQLRSELKEKEEVDTRDFVSNVSKIIFKIGDRHARVKWAGVDFDTIPQDKLYFPMLLANYQNKLIALKKNDRKYDLYNADFPYLTSINGIEMQDFLSQFATENIKAPYASMLTRGAEDLRKYGPLMYMNGKKVSGLIALTLSNTNGQKITLEASPRTNREKYVSIADIRRKYDDYLDDKKYYKLSSWIGKKTGYMAIPKMYSFEEEPSFKNHLFESMKTFQHAENLIIDIRYNKGGSRDIINMLALYIVAKDQSPWVANVAYVRTDADDKKTIDGMDERYLYRYGSDKFTRKDRKAIDRFNKAFRPEKDFDFAKFSEPHYMVLKTGKKPFTGNVYILMNERCFSASSILASAFKGLDNVKLVGVTTDGSSGRSTYFELKNSELKYKISTMISLQRNGKTLDGNGTQPDIKLEADLDMILGDRDTQLERLIEIINSKKDTSL
- a CDS encoding NAD(P)(+) transhydrogenase (Re/Si-specific) subunit beta: MEKTITDLLYLVSIILFIVGLKGLSHPETARKGNLTAAAGMILGILVALFEPIEGNNNYGWIVAGVALGSGIGLVAAKKIQMTKMPEMVSLFNGLGGACAMLIGLVEFYNLPAGTDMMSAAVFTDIFALIIGSVSFSGSLIAYGKLNGSLRDNFKLPAPQVINVLTLIAVIAISVMIAMGDSLDFNLVIALLAVSLFYGVVFVTPIGGGDMPVVISLLNSFTGIGAMGAGLIYGNNVMIIGGILVGASGIILTVLMCEAMNRTLLHVLVGGLSGGSGGSGNDREQVVKEVMPNDLAIQLKYASKVIVVPGYGLAVAQAQHTIHELEQLLTAEGVDVKYAIHPVAGRMPGHMNVLLAEADVSYDKLLELDQANAEFPTTDVVLVIGANDVVNPAAKEDTTSPIYGMPILDVELAKTVVVMKRGMNKGYAGIENPLFFGERTKMLFGDAKASINKIKDEVNQA
- a CDS encoding Re/Si-specific NAD(P)(+) transhydrogenase subunit alpha, yielding MLLGILKESDDRRVAISPESVKKFKDKFEVKVETGAGANAQFSDKDYTAAGAEATDRKTVLSTADLVFSIDPINQEEAQSLKPGAILICQFAPFNDDKLTVFLAEKGITAFSLDMVPRTTLAQSMDVLSSMASIAGYRAVLKATDFLPRYMPMLTTAAGTIPPAKVLILGAGVAGLQAIATARRLGAVVEAFDTRAASKEEVESLGAKFVEVEGATDDKAAGGYAVEQSDDYKKKQAALIADKAEKADIVITTALLRGRPAPTLVPKTTLDRMKAGSVVIDMASVTGGNCEVTKDKETVVYNGVSVVGHSNLSEEVAQHASILYGKNIENYLKLLWNEQGELDFENEIVAKSCITHNKENYYAKNA
- a CDS encoding NAD(P) transhydrogenase subunit alpha, whose protein sequence is MLEILIQFIGENFGMITILVIASFLGMEIISKVPTVLHTPLMSGANAISGVVIIGAIILIRRAEAGDYFSLVLGTLGIALAMINVAGGFAVTNRMLEMFKKKKK
- a CDS encoding cation diffusion facilitator family transporter — translated: MAHSHSHGHNHGHGHHHHHHGDLKGTKLAVTIFLNILITVGQAVGGLLSGSLSLLSDALHNFSDVVALLISYFANKLTKRPSCQRRTFGYKRAEIVAAMINSATLLVIAVFLIKEAVERLYSPIEIKSVTVMVLAGLSVLLNGASVLLIKDEADNNMNMRSAYLHLFTDMISSVAVLIGGAVMFYFKIYWVDSLLSIAVALYLIYSSYGLLTQTLKVLMQFAPSDIQLESVSQKVTEHPDVKGMHHAHLWQLNDNDTHLEAHIEFEKNIPISDTATVFDNLKKTLLDEFDINHVTFQAEFESPCAHTLIEDER